One genomic window of Erinaceus europaeus chromosome 19, mEriEur2.1, whole genome shotgun sequence includes the following:
- the TMA16 gene encoding translation machinery-associated protein 16, with translation MPKALRGKSGQEKKVIHPYSRKAAQITREAHKQDKKEKLKNEKALRLNLIGEKLQWFHNHLDPQKASYSKKNACELIERYLNRFSSELEQIDLHNSIKDRQGRRHFSREIVIKQTMERERQQYEGYGLEIPDIINAVNLKTFREWDFDLKKLPNIKMRKMCASDAFPKKCKKKAVTTAVDTDIGGLDLKDESSDTDEEMTPVDQ, from the exons CCTAAAGCACTAAGAGGAAAAAGTGGACAGGAGAAAAAGGTCATCCACCCTTATAGTAGAAAAGCAGCTCAGATTACAAGAGAGGCCCACAAgcaagataaaaaggaaaa GTTGAAAAATGAAAAGGCATTGCGTCTCAACCTTATTG GTGAAAAACTACAGTGGTTTCATAATCACCTTGATCCCCAAAAAGCAAGCTATTCAAAGAAAAATGCTTGTGAACTAATTGAAAG GTATTTAAATCGGTTCAGCAGTGAGCTGGAGCAGATTGACTTGCACAACAGCATCAAAGATAGGCAGGGAAGGCGGCATTTTTCTCGGGAGATAGTCATCAAGCAGACGATGGAGCGTGAGCGCCAGCAGTATGAAGGATATGGCCTTG AGATTCCAGACATTATAAATGCAGTTAATCTGAAAACTTTCAG AGAATGGGACTTTGACCTGAAGAAATTGCCAAACATTAAGATGAGGAAAATGTGTGCTAGTGATGCATTTCCCAAGAAGTGCAAGAAGAAAGCTGTTACTACAGCTGTAGACACAGACATAGGAGGACTGGACCTAAAAGATGAATCAAGTGACACAGATGAAGAGATGACTCCTGTGGACCAGTAG